A DNA window from Alligator mississippiensis isolate rAllMis1 chromosome 11, rAllMis1, whole genome shotgun sequence contains the following coding sequences:
- the LOC102558091 gene encoding basic proline-rich protein-like, with protein sequence MASNDENVMASGFPRLREVGGKPDPAVSPPGPQSKGAPGPGLRGGLSLGCCPEAREPSATPARTDARRGPGPSLAGAPLAVARAGPCGRYECPSPPPQPPARANKGKTSRRARSRRGLFLAAAGPPPGAAAPSPLHSAGSAPAFPARAPGRRLLLKFPAPRTSLHSSPTPAGATTAAAGRFSPEQLHRTGAPRLPSAPSAQGEAWRRAPAPRSRSGEAAVPPQPLLPGPKKGGGGKDGGDLLLGPAPPRPAPPRLFGLSWRAGAKRAAPGKGKPRIHVLVPSPAAGAALRNRRHVTEAGQRQGSGDAQEGPKHV encoded by the exons ATGGCCTCCAATGATGAAAATGTAATG GCATCGGGTTTCCCTCGCCTccgggaggtgggagggaagccGGATCCCGCTGTGTCTCCGCCGGGACCTCAAAGTAAAGGCGCCCCGGGCCCGGGTCTGCGCGGAGGGCTGTCCCTCGGCTGCTGTCCAGAGGCTCGGGAGCCCTCCGCGACGCCGGCGCGCACGGATGCAAGACGGGGCCCGGGACCGAGCCTGGCCGGTGCCCCCCTCGCTGTCGCACGCGCCGGGCCTTGCGGGCGTTACGAGTGCCCGAGCCCGCCCCCGCAGCCTCCGGCGCGGGCCAATAAAGGGAAAACAAGCCGCCGCGCGCGGAGCCGACGGGGGCTATTTTTAGCAGCGGCCGGTCCTCCGCCGGGAGCTGCGGCTCCCAGCCCGCTGCACAGCGCGGGGAGCGCTCCCGCCTTCCCCGCTCGCGCTCCCGGACGCCGCCTGTTGCTGAAGTTTCCAGCGCCAAGGACTTCGCTGCACTCCTCGCCCACCCCCGCCGGTGCAACTACGGCGGCGGCAGGTCGCTTCTCGCCCGAGCAGCTGCACAGGACGGGAGCGCCCCGCCTCCCCTCGGCACCCAGCGCCCAGGGCGAGGCGTGGCGCCGCGCGCCCGCTCCCCGCAGTCGGTCTGGGGAAGCCGCGGTCCCGCCTCAGCCGCTTCTCCCCGGgccaaaaaaggggggggggggaaaagacgGGGGCGATTTACTgctcggccccgccccgccccgccccgccccgccccgcctcttCGGGCTCAGCTGGCGGGCAGGCGCCAAGCGGGCCGCGCCGGGGAAGGGGAAGCCCCGGATCCACGTGCTGGTCCCGAGCCCAGCAGCCGGAGCCGCGCTGAGGAATCGCCGCCACGTGACGGAGGCGGGCcagaggcagggcagtggggacgCGCAGGAGGGGCCG AAACATGTGTGA